In a single window of the Ancylobacter polymorphus genome:
- a CDS encoding glycosyltransferase — MTQLAHWRSWGPLEPVETPGVPVEIRGIAQGLDPAVLQYARRRAERLGTGLDETLLATGHASPDMLAQAAARDLGIDFEPLDPAVFKAAPTLAATDVCSMLRSGVLRTTDGRLVAAARGVQLRRLAAALAERPELRERVSLTTPERLSRFVHARFGRQLGSLAAYWLRDQQPHQSAGTLHASRYLFGLIAGFLAALFLTTTATSFIGAWTLPGLVALMLIGSATLKLAACTIPPQRPPRPTRDDKSLPNYSLIVPLYREARVVPQLVDALDGIDYPREKLQILLVIEPDDEATATALALHACRPGFEVVVAAPVGPRTKPKALNAALPFARGTVIGVYDAEDVPDPLQLRHVCGRLNARGNERIGCVQARLVIDNLADGWISRQFAAEYAGYFDVVLPMLGLCRLPLPLGGTSNHFRRAALDDVNGWDPFNVTEDADLGVRLARAGWGTDVIASATDEEAPQRLGAWMRQRTRWYKGWMQTLLVHIRQPLRMAHEAGWAETLTLLFLLGSGTAAALLHPVLFASLVLGLFLEPVTELSFTSTLLEGVWFCVLVAGLLGTVLSTLLGMRRRRIPGMVGVALTMPVYWLMMSAAAWRALIALVIAPSHWEKTEHGLARTSRRRQGVRPTLRLRNSGAIRQRRLRAGASG; from the coding sequence ATGACGCAGTTGGCGCACTGGCGCTCATGGGGGCCGCTGGAACCGGTGGAAACACCCGGCGTCCCCGTCGAGATACGCGGTATCGCTCAAGGGCTCGATCCGGCTGTGCTGCAGTACGCGCGGCGCCGGGCTGAGCGGCTGGGAACCGGACTCGACGAGACGCTGCTTGCCACGGGTCATGCCTCGCCGGACATGCTGGCTCAGGCGGCGGCGCGGGATCTCGGAATCGACTTCGAGCCGCTCGACCCGGCGGTGTTCAAGGCCGCGCCAACGCTCGCCGCGACCGATGTCTGCTCCATGCTGCGCAGCGGCGTCTTGCGAACGACGGATGGAAGGCTGGTCGCCGCGGCCCGCGGTGTGCAGCTGCGACGGCTTGCGGCGGCGCTGGCGGAGCGCCCGGAGCTCCGTGAACGGGTGAGCCTTACGACACCGGAGCGGCTGTCGCGCTTCGTTCATGCGCGCTTCGGGCGGCAACTCGGCAGCCTCGCCGCCTATTGGCTGCGGGATCAGCAGCCCCATCAGTCGGCAGGAACGCTGCATGCGTCCCGCTATCTGTTCGGCCTGATCGCCGGCTTTCTCGCCGCCCTCTTCCTCACCACGACCGCCACCTCCTTCATCGGCGCCTGGACACTGCCTGGGCTCGTCGCTCTCATGCTCATAGGCAGCGCGACACTGAAGCTGGCAGCCTGCACGATACCGCCTCAGAGGCCTCCCCGCCCGACACGCGACGACAAGTCCTTGCCCAATTACAGCCTGATCGTGCCGCTCTACCGCGAGGCGAGGGTCGTGCCCCAACTGGTCGATGCCTTGGACGGGATCGACTATCCGCGCGAAAAGCTCCAGATTCTGCTGGTCATCGAACCCGATGATGAGGCAACGGCAACCGCGCTCGCGCTCCACGCCTGCCGTCCCGGTTTCGAGGTCGTGGTCGCCGCGCCGGTTGGACCGCGAACAAAGCCGAAGGCGCTCAACGCCGCCCTGCCCTTCGCGCGCGGCACCGTGATCGGCGTCTACGACGCCGAGGATGTGCCCGATCCGCTGCAGCTTCGGCACGTTTGCGGCAGGCTCAATGCACGCGGGAATGAACGTATTGGCTGCGTTCAGGCGCGCCTCGTCATCGACAATCTCGCCGATGGGTGGATTTCCCGGCAGTTCGCCGCCGAATATGCCGGCTATTTCGATGTCGTTCTGCCGATGCTCGGCCTCTGCCGGTTGCCGCTGCCGCTCGGAGGCACGTCCAATCACTTCCGCCGGGCCGCGCTTGACGACGTGAACGGTTGGGACCCCTTCAATGTCACGGAAGATGCCGATCTGGGCGTTCGCCTGGCGCGGGCCGGCTGGGGTACGGACGTCATCGCCTCCGCCACGGATGAGGAAGCGCCCCAGCGGCTCGGTGCGTGGATGCGTCAGCGCACGCGCTGGTACAAGGGATGGATGCAGACGCTGCTGGTGCATATACGCCAGCCCCTGCGCATGGCGCACGAGGCCGGATGGGCGGAGACGCTGACCCTTCTCTTCCTTCTCGGCAGCGGCACGGCAGCCGCGCTGCTTCACCCCGTGCTCTTCGCTTCGCTGGTGCTGGGGCTCTTTCTGGAACCGGTCACCGAGCTGTCGTTTACGTCGACACTGCTCGAAGGGGTTTGGTTCTGCGTGCTGGTAGCCGGACTGCTGGGCACCGTGCTTTCGACACTGCTGGGCATGCGGCGGCGGCGCATTCCCGGCATGGTGGGAGTAGCGCTGACCATGCCGGTGTATTGGCTGATGATGTCGGCGGCGGCCTGGCGGGCCCTTATCGCGCTCGTCATTGCCCCGTCGCACTGGGAGAAGACCGAACACGGGCTGGCGCGCACATCACGCCGGCGGCAGGGAGTGCGGCCGACGTTGCGGCTCAGAAATAGCGGCGCAATTCGGCAGCGGCGTCTTCGGGCGGGCGCTTCAGGTTGA
- a CDS encoding SCO family protein, with amino-acid sequence MSNRRVVLLLAAFVVGAVAIVASALALLPSGRGTVSNEVAIGGPFQLVDQNGNAVTQDSYLGRPTLVFFGFTHCPDICPTALFEMSQLFEALGPDARKATGLFITVDPERDTPEVMKDYLGSFHPSIQGLSGTPEKIAAVTRAYRAYAKKVPTQGGDYTMDHTAVVYLMDKNGRFVAPFNLKRPPEDAAAELRRYF; translated from the coding sequence ATGTCGAACCGTCGTGTTGTTCTGCTCCTTGCCGCCTTCGTGGTCGGTGCCGTGGCCATCGTCGCGAGCGCCCTCGCCCTGCTGCCGTCCGGCCGGGGAACCGTATCGAACGAGGTGGCGATCGGCGGTCCGTTTCAGCTCGTCGACCAAAACGGCAATGCGGTGACGCAGGACAGCTATCTCGGCAGGCCGACATTGGTGTTTTTCGGCTTCACCCACTGCCCGGACATCTGTCCGACCGCGCTGTTCGAGATGTCGCAACTGTTCGAGGCTCTGGGGCCGGATGCGCGAAAGGCCACGGGGCTGTTCATCACCGTTGACCCCGAACGGGATACGCCTGAGGTGATGAAAGACTATCTCGGCAGCTTCCACCCGAGCATTCAGGGATTGAGCGGCACGCCGGAGAAGATCGCCGCCGTCACCCGTGCCTACCGCGCCTACGCCAAGAAGGTGCCGACCCAGGGGGGGGATTACACGATGGACCATACGGCCGTCGTCTATCTCATGGACAAGAACGGCCGGTTCGTGGCCCCATTCAACCTGAAGCGCCCGCCCGAAGACGCCGCTGCCGAATTGCGCCGCTATTTCTGA
- a CDS encoding 2-hydroxyacid dehydrogenase: MSGDALVFYSAVDDGEAWRAALNAEFPELDVRIDPDVGDPADIRYALVWTPPAGFFARFPNLQLVVNLGAGVDSLMRRDDLLPVKFARLNDPGMEAMMASYVIFAVTRYARDIPVFERAKRRGEWDYVHPRPLYEIKVGVLGLGELGAASAKALAGMGYTVSGWSRSPKDIPGVTAFTGREGLERVLGESEIVVCLVPLTPETHHLLGAAELALMPRGAKLVNVSRGPLVDEVALVEALRSGHLAEATLDVFETEPLPSGHPLWNLDNVLITPHVASITVPALAARDVAESVRRVRQGLPPLHEVDPRRGY; this comes from the coding sequence GTGAGCGGGGATGCCCTGGTCTTCTACAGCGCGGTGGATGATGGAGAGGCGTGGCGGGCGGCGCTCAACGCTGAGTTTCCCGAGCTTGATGTGCGGATCGACCCGGATGTCGGCGATCCCGCCGACATTCGCTACGCCCTGGTGTGGACGCCTCCCGCCGGCTTCTTTGCGCGCTTTCCCAATCTGCAACTGGTGGTCAATCTGGGAGCCGGTGTCGACTCGCTGATGCGGCGGGACGATCTGCTGCCGGTTAAATTCGCCCGTCTCAATGATCCCGGCATGGAGGCGATGATGGCGAGCTATGTCATCTTCGCGGTGACGCGCTATGCCCGCGACATCCCGGTGTTCGAACGCGCCAAGCGGCGCGGCGAATGGGACTATGTGCATCCCCGTCCGCTCTACGAGATCAAGGTCGGTGTGCTGGGGCTCGGCGAACTCGGCGCGGCGTCGGCCAAGGCGCTGGCGGGCATGGGCTACACGGTGTCCGGCTGGTCGCGCAGCCCGAAGGATATTCCGGGCGTCACCGCCTTCACCGGCCGTGAGGGGCTGGAGCGTGTGCTCGGCGAAAGCGAGATCGTGGTCTGCCTGGTGCCGCTGACGCCGGAGACGCATCACCTGCTCGGCGCCGCCGAACTCGCCCTCATGCCGCGGGGCGCAAAGCTGGTGAATGTGTCGCGCGGACCGCTGGTGGATGAGGTGGCGCTTGTCGAGGCGCTGCGCTCGGGTCATCTCGCCGAGGCGACGCTTGACGTGTTCGAGACCGAGCCGCTGCCGAGCGGCCACCCCCTGTGGAACCTCGACAACGTGCTGATCACACCCCATGTCGCCAGCATCACCGTGCCGGCTCTGGCGGCGCGTGATGTGGCCGAGAGTGTTCGTCGGGTGCGCCAGGGATTGCCGCCGTTGCACGAGGTAGACCCGCGCCGCGGCTATTGA
- a CDS encoding YheC/YheD family protein → MATDPAHSVPAASGGESGSPVAIGPVALVGHGSFHPAKMRPVRLRALLAEAALQSVDLCFLNSSDCEPATGMVRAWRWSVEGWRQSRHPLPPVVAILNDPATREEAEVEQWLRASSTALGTLRRDKLGNAELLVGTPWERQIIPSELLDPGRHQSQLAAWLAGGGIVVKPNDGMRGIGVQFIIPAGSGRWEMINGDRRHLVTTDEAVARASAAVAARMAYRTYVVQRYIDTRDGSGRPGTLRSEVMRMPGGAWGLVRITGRISPPGKVISTISQGASLMPVESYLGERGEPDIDGRMRQIEALSTDLAERLTASDPAHHFEWAFDLALDQDRLLWFLEANARPLNFGGELERATHLIAYLKSLVPVSSAEHRP, encoded by the coding sequence GTGGCGACCGATCCAGCGCATTCGGTGCCTGCCGCTTCGGGGGGCGAGAGCGGCTCACCCGTGGCCATCGGACCCGTCGCTCTGGTCGGCCATGGCAGCTTTCACCCCGCGAAGATGCGTCCCGTGCGCCTGCGGGCGTTGCTGGCGGAGGCTGCACTGCAGAGCGTGGATCTCTGCTTCCTGAACAGCTCCGATTGCGAGCCCGCCACCGGCATGGTGCGCGCCTGGAGATGGAGTGTGGAGGGATGGCGGCAAAGCCGTCATCCGCTTCCCCCAGTGGTTGCGATCCTCAACGATCCGGCGACGCGGGAAGAGGCCGAGGTGGAACAATGGCTGCGCGCCTCCTCGACGGCCCTCGGTACCCTGAGACGCGATAAGCTTGGCAATGCGGAGCTTCTGGTCGGCACGCCATGGGAACGGCAGATTATCCCATCCGAATTGCTCGATCCTGGCCGCCACCAATCGCAGTTGGCCGCGTGGCTGGCGGGCGGCGGAATCGTGGTCAAGCCGAATGACGGCATGCGCGGCATCGGCGTGCAGTTCATCATTCCCGCCGGGAGTGGACGATGGGAGATGATCAACGGCGACCGTCGGCACCTGGTGACCACCGACGAGGCCGTTGCGCGAGCAAGCGCGGCGGTCGCCGCGCGCATGGCCTATCGCACCTATGTCGTTCAACGTTACATCGACACGCGTGACGGTAGCGGCCGGCCAGGTACGCTGCGCTCGGAAGTGATGCGTATGCCGGGAGGCGCGTGGGGACTTGTGCGCATCACAGGCCGCATCTCACCGCCGGGCAAGGTGATATCGACCATTTCCCAAGGGGCCTCCTTGATGCCTGTCGAGAGCTATCTCGGCGAGCGAGGGGAGCCAGACATCGACGGGCGCATGCGCCAGATCGAGGCGCTTTCAACCGATCTCGCCGAACGATTGACGGCAAGCGATCCAGCCCATCATTTTGAGTGGGCCTTCGACCTCGCATTGGATCAGGACCGCCTGCTCTGGTTCCTGGAGGCCAATGCCCGGCCGCTGAACTTCGGCGGCGAGTTGGAGCGTGCCACCCATCTCATCGCCTATCTCAAATCGCTTGTCCCGGTAAGCTCGGCTGAACATCGGCCCTAG
- a CDS encoding MFS transporter, which produces MTAMQWRIWGLAAAGKFFEGLVVFMTGVAMPLIASEFGLDAVEHGAVGAASLAGILVGALLLGGLADQFGRKLMFIAEMILFIIFLVLLSVAPSYSWLVVFLFGIGLALGCDYPTAHLIISESIPSSARGRLVLGAFAFQAVGALVGTGVGYVVLTLDPDVTAWRWMYAAAILPAAIVLAGRFFVTESAPWLFARGRKHEAERETARLLHRKPAYPKKVVLSASIKAETESSGWMALFNRRNRRATILASVPWFLQDLSTYGIGIFTPTILAAALGHDSANARNVAEIIQNDISAAQGAAMIDVLLIVGILFAVALADRVGRVPLQILGFIGCAAGLLIASFSAYYEGTLATALIFVGFMMFNFMTNLGPNAQTYLLAGEVFPTAIRGKGAGFAAAFAKIGAVLTAFGFPILLATIGQQALLYGLVAMSLLGAAVTWWFRIETTGVSLDDVGGRRHPAEKARVPDSIIAEI; this is translated from the coding sequence ATGACGGCCATGCAGTGGCGCATCTGGGGTCTCGCCGCAGCCGGCAAATTCTTCGAGGGACTGGTCGTCTTCATGACCGGCGTCGCGATGCCGCTGATCGCCAGCGAATTCGGTCTCGACGCGGTCGAGCATGGGGCCGTGGGCGCTGCCTCGCTGGCCGGCATTCTGGTGGGGGCGCTGCTGCTCGGCGGTCTTGCCGATCAGTTCGGCCGTAAGCTCATGTTCATTGCCGAGATGATACTGTTCATCATCTTCCTGGTGTTGCTGTCGGTGGCGCCCAGCTATTCCTGGCTGGTCGTTTTCCTGTTCGGCATCGGTCTGGCGCTCGGCTGCGATTACCCCACGGCGCATCTCATCATTTCCGAAAGCATCCCGAGCAGCGCGCGGGGGCGCCTCGTGCTTGGCGCCTTCGCTTTCCAGGCGGTCGGGGCTCTGGTCGGCACGGGCGTCGGCTATGTGGTCCTTACACTGGATCCCGACGTCACCGCGTGGCGGTGGATGTACGCAGCCGCGATCTTGCCGGCGGCGATTGTGCTGGCCGGTCGCTTCTTCGTCACCGAGAGCGCGCCCTGGCTGTTCGCCCGGGGTCGCAAGCACGAGGCTGAGCGTGAGACCGCCCGCCTGCTGCATCGCAAGCCCGCCTATCCCAAGAAGGTTGTGCTTTCCGCCTCCATCAAGGCCGAGACGGAGAGCAGCGGCTGGATGGCGTTGTTCAACCGGCGCAATCGGCGTGCCACCATTCTCGCGTCGGTGCCATGGTTTCTGCAGGACCTGTCGACATATGGCATCGGCATCTTCACGCCCACCATCCTCGCCGCGGCGCTGGGGCATGACAGCGCCAATGCCCGCAACGTCGCTGAGATCATCCAGAACGACATCTCCGCCGCCCAGGGCGCGGCCATGATCGACGTGCTGCTCATCGTCGGCATCCTCTTCGCGGTAGCGCTCGCCGACAGGGTTGGCCGTGTTCCGCTGCAGATACTCGGCTTTATCGGCTGCGCGGCCGGTCTGCTGATCGCCTCCTTCTCCGCCTATTACGAGGGCACCCTCGCGACGGCCCTCATCTTCGTCGGCTTCATGATGTTCAACTTCATGACCAATCTCGGTCCGAACGCGCAGACCTACCTTCTCGCCGGCGAGGTGTTTCCGACCGCCATTCGCGGCAAGGGCGCTGGCTTCGCCGCCGCCTTCGCCAAGATCGGTGCCGTTCTCACCGCCTTCGGCTTTCCCATCCTCCTCGCCACCATCGGCCAGCAGGCGCTGCTCTATGGGCTGGTGGCGATGTCGCTGCTCGGCGCGGCGGTCACATGGTGGTTCCGCATCGAAACCACGGGCGTCAGTCTCGACGACGTGGGAGGGCGCAGGCACCCGGCCGAGAAAGCGCGGGTGCCGGACAGCATCATCGCTGAAATCTGA